AAGAAGCGGAAAAAAATTGGCAAGAAAAAGGCTAAATGACAACACGAGAGCGGTAAATACGggtgtttcatttgttttatacagTGGTTTAACACAAACGTGGAGGAAAGAGCGAAGGCAAGAAGGGGCAAAAATGTAGAATGGATAAAATGGACGGAAAAAGCAAGTATTTTAATTGCTAAAGGTGTGAACGCATATTTGGcaagtggtcataatgttatgcctGATGTAGAGCGGTAGAGTGTCCTGAATACTCCACCAgccctgctcctgacagatttcTGCATgaatattattatcattattatatatttcacATTAATTAGTAAAAGGTATGCTATCTAACTCCTCcttcgccagaaaagttacacagagcctCTTCAGGATCATAGCAAAATTTAAACCTGAGATTCACTTATTAGTCGAACTGTCTGGACTGGTGTCGTTGTCCGCAGTTGTTTCAGACTTTATTTCCCTGGTTGCATCCATTTGTTTTGGGGTAGGTTCTTTTACGTTATTTGAAGCGACAGGAGACCCGTCACTGTCGCTTTCCccgttttgtgttttaataacgCTGACGTTTTGCTGCGTTGTTGAGACCTGCAACGCTTGTACATCGTTAAGGCCCGGGTAGCAGCCAGATTCTGACATTTTTCTGTGCAGACTGAGCAAAGCCGTCATATTGCTCGGGTTTTGGCTGGAACTACTGGCCATTTGACATAACAAATCTGAATGCTGTCTCAACTGGGCAACGTCTCGCCAGGTGGCACTGCTTTGGCGCATCAGCTCCTTGGTGCGCAGAGTTATATCCAAAAGCCCGGATTGCTTCAAGACTTGCACTGTATTAACAACGTGTCTATGTCGGGTGTTGATGACGCTAGTTTTGTTGAGTTCAGTGGATGAAGTGAGCTTGGTTGTCGACGCCGGTGCGCTGCTGGAGGACGTGACGATGTTATTGGCACAGATTTTACGAGCGCATTGCACCTGAGGGCTGCTACTTTCAATGCAGACACGTTTGCTCTGGTTGTCTGATTCAGCAGGTGGAGAGGTTTTGTCAGGGGGTTTCTTGTTTGGGTGAGGGGCGATGCGAGGGTAGGAGTTGAGGATTGGTAGATAAGCAGGGTTCTTCATCTTCACGGTGGTGCTGGTTGGGCCTGGAGGTCTGGGTTGGAGTGCGGGGGGGTTTGAAGgccggagcaggaggagaggattTGAACCAGGGACATTTGGACTGGCTCCACTGGACCATAGGAGCTGACCGTTCTTCTGGACAATGTGAGGCTAGAAGGAAAGACAAAACCACGTGTTTAGATGCAATCCAAGAATCACACTGGTTTATATTAGGGCTTTTTTCCCCCCTATTTTGCTCCATCACACTTTTAGATTGTATTTAGTCCTATTCaaacatgtataaaatgtatttataaataatttCCTTAAGATAAATCATACAGAAttttaatcagtgccatttaacacaaaatccCCCCATTTATTCCTCCTAAATCTGCTCCAAAGaacatgcttttactggcaCAGGACTGACTGCAGACCTCGATTAAAAAGATCCAGGCTGATCGTTACAATGGTAGAGAAAATCTGACTAATCTTggctaaaattaaattaattgcacagccctagcTTATATGGCAATAACAATTTAATTAGATTTAAATGacttaaatatgtatttttatatagctcaaAGCTCAAAGAAAAAAGTTAGTGATTtaggatgtatttattttcagtaaaaagCACCTGGATCATCATCATAAAAGGAATAGGATATAAAACATTAGACATAAACATTTACCTGCTCAAGAACCATATTTTTAATGATGTAAAATGATGCCAGCTGTCCTGGTGGTGGCGCCACAACAGCACTTGCACAGTTGCTGTTTTTGTGTGGTTCCTTTTGATTCAGAGGCAACTCATCTGTGGTGTCCCTGGACTTTCTGTTGCTGCGGTCTtttgcatttgtgtgtttgcagtCAGAGCTGGTGTCTGGAACAGAGACAACTTTAAAACCACAACTTTACAGAGACGACTTTACAGCGACGACTGTAAAATGACTGTAAAACAACTTTACAGAGACGACTTTACAGAGACGACTTTACAGAGACGACTTTACAGCGACGACTTTACAGCGACGACTTTACAGCGACGACTTTACAGCGACGACTTTACAGAGACGACTTTACAGAGACGACTTTACAGCGACGACTTTACAGCGACGACTTTACAGAGACGACTTTACAGAGACGACTTTACAGCGACGACTTTACAGCGACGACTTTACAGAGACGACTTTACAGCGATGACTTTACAGAGACGACTTTACAAAGACTTTACAGCGACGACTTTACAGAGAGACGACTTTACAGAGACGACTTTACAGAGACGACTTTACAGAGACGACTTTAAAACCACTGTACGCTGACTTTAGAGACGACTTTCCAGAGACGACCGTACAAAGTCGACTTTACAACGATGACTTTAACCAAAACGATCATTTACCTCGACCGAAATGGGGAATTCTCACTTCATTAAAcctgcactatgtagcttttctagtgGGTCGTTCAGTGTAGCTGCTTgatccatggtgatgttattactttgcctgaaatgttccatagtatgccTTTAAACTATTTAGCTTTTTTCCCTTTATCTGCGTTATAACTGTTCAAAAatccctttaaaaacatatattactGCAGCTGGTCAGAATATTCTTGCCTCTATGGAGAAGGATATGTTTAACGCCATATTGCGGGACATTCTaatcaaagtaataacatctccatggagacaagaaagtggcataccctccaccagaaaagttacatagagcacctttatgaatgtgtgtaatccctcaatcataACAAGATCAAGATCAAACTGTGGCATTTTAAATTAGACACAGATACTCGTTAAAACTGCTTTTtatccagtttgtagtaaaacaaggtCATGGATGAGTTTGTACTAAATTCAAATAAGATCATTtggaggaaaataatcaaaatcagcccaAAATATCTGCCCTAAATATTGTCAGACTTTATCGGCCATCGGTTCCTCTGCATTCCAAACCAgccatgacaaaaaaaaacagaacagaacatacTGGTTGATCTCTAGTGTGCATTACGAAACAGTTAATTTCTCGTTTACAGCTATTATTTGTTTTGACTCACCCGAGTAACCTGAGTCTTTTTCTGAGCAGCTCCTCCTGTTGTCGTGTGCAGCTCCGTGAAGCTCCTCCACGGCTGTGCTGTTGCTCTTATCTTTAGCATTCTTGGTGGACGAATCAGACGAGCTGGTCTCATCTGAACCGGGCTGCTCCCTCGGCATCGTGGACCCTggtgaaacaaaaataatgacacTACATCTTAATGAGGAGCCGCTGagtctgtttttttaaatataatacacTGGGCTACATGGGATGATAAGAGTCtgaaagctgcactatgtaacatttctcgAGGAGGATCCGCCACCCGCTCATCTCCaaggaaatgttattactttgcctagaatggtCCAGAACGTATCCACCTCCATCAAGAGAAGGTGGGGATGGCACTAGGGCACGTgataggtctgtggagaggcgagcagggtgttttaaggtattttaaaacaaaaacacacctgtagTTCAATACTCAATAAAGACGTgaaatgccataatgtggaaaattacagtattatcttcatggagaccagCAAATGGCAGacttcacctgaaaagttacctagtgcacctttaaataaaactatagaTGGTAAAAGTTAGAGgtaaatttgttttttcagagtaAAAACATGTCACAGTGTAAACACAAACATCCAAATGGCTTCGCTTGGACAGCTCAGTGTTCCTTGTTCTTTTACAgtgtgttttattcaaatatttacaaCAGTTTGGGTGAAGGCAGAGTGTCAAACCAACTCTATCTTTTCCTCTCCAGCTATTATGTAACAGTAAGTTTGAGCCCAGCCCTCCTGCAAGGCTCACACTTCCTCTCACAGAGCTCATAAACAAAGAAAGATCATTTAAGGCAACGCAAATGCAACAGTCATTTATAAAAACCTGAATGTCAGAAACAAGCTTTAAGCCTGGGAAACTGACACAAACTCTTGAAGCATTCTGGGTTCCACTTGTATCGCCTGTGTGTCTGGTTCAAACTCACCTTCACCACAGCTGCGCGCTCATTCCTCGTCTCTAACCtctttaaaatgtcacatattacatcaaaacattttaaattctaattcaaatcaaactttaataTGATTCTACATTATTCTACACGCCTTTGTCCAATGTGCCGTGGTGGGTTTGTGGCAACAGAATAAAGAAACACAACTTCAGTCAACAAACCTTCATTACACTCAACAATATCCGGGCAGGAGCAAGTTTAAAAGCATCAGGTTTTTAAATTACTGCCTTAAAAAGgaacaaatgtgttttcttattaGTAAAAAACGTCCAACTTGTACATAAAACAGAGCTCACCTACCAATCCAGCGCTGTAGAAGTCTTTACCATAAGACTTTTACGCACGAGGCAAAGCTTTTCTTTTGAAAGTCCCATCCACGAAATAAGGCAACTTTACGCATGTGTTTGAGGTTACGATTAAACTAAAGAGCCTGAGAGCCGCAACTGAGCCATATACACATCTATACTTGGACACCAAAGCTGTGGAGATGCATGCAACGTGAGAAATATTGAGGTTTTTTGGAGAGAGATTGCCTGAAAGATTGTGTACGTTACCTCAGATGAACCCAGAGCGCCCCGACGCACAGCCCCGACGCACCGCCCCGACGCACCGCCTCCTGCCACACACGGGCTGAGGGAGACGCGCTGCGCATTGGTTTCACGCGCAGTTTGGAGCTCCAATCACAAACACGAGCACGTATAGCACAACGGTGGGGCTGACACACACAAGGGACACTTTATGGGCTATACAAAGAAGGAGAGGGTGAAATAGGACCGTTTAAAAAAGAACTGTGGGAGTTGGAGATATAGGATTACGCACAGAGTGTATGGATGTACTGCAGATTAGCACAGGAACATTGGGAATATTGTCTATCACACTGAAAATATGGGTGTTATTGTACTCATTAtacagtttaatttaaaaagatAAGACTTTGGGACCTGGCTAAAGCTTTGGAGCAGCCCAGGAATCCCTCAAAGCTGTTAATATTCTAGCTTTTCTGTGTCAAAACGTATTTAAATGGATAGGATAGTCATTGATGTCAAGTTGGCAAATGGTTGTACAtcttacaaaaaataaacaattgatTTCAAAATTGCAGCAGacgctttattttaacattaaaaaggCTTTGATTTCATGACAATCCACTTCATTTCAGATCACAAAACAAAAGGACACAATCAGCTGCAAGATAAGAGCTTAAAACtgtacacatttacattttgcatACACTTTTCTACTTCTTCCTCAACCACAGGGATAATAAGGTGCTACACAATACAGGATTTCAATAACAGGTTTACAGGCCACGGGTCATTTGTGCACACCCAGCAGTAAAGAGGCATTCACCAGACCGGGATGCCTGCTGATGCACATCGCTTCTGGGGAGGAGAATTTAATATAAGTGGCGCAGGAATCTCTCTGAGCGGTGGCGGCTCCAGTGGCCAATATGTGCATGATACTCAGCAAGGCCGATTCACTAAAAAGACAGGAAACGGACATTAAAACGCACACTTTATCAGCAGTGAAGGTAAAAGGCATG
This Periophthalmus magnuspinnatus isolate fPerMag1 chromosome 13, fPerMag1.2.pri, whole genome shotgun sequence DNA region includes the following protein-coding sequences:
- the LOC117380327 gene encoding CLOCK-interacting pacemaker-like, with product MPREQPGSDETSSSDSSTKNAKDKSNSTAVEELHGAAHDNRRSCSEKDSGYSDTSSDCKHTNAKDRSNRKSRDTTDELPLNQKEPHKNSNCASAVVAPPPGQLASFYIIKNMVLEQPHIVQKNGQLLWSSGASPNVPGSNPLLLLRPSNPPALQPRPPGPTSTTVKMKNPAYLPILNSYPRIAPHPNKKPPDKTSPPAESDNQSKRVCIESSSPQVQCARKICANNIVTSSSSAPASTTKLTSSTELNKTSVINTRHRHVVNTVQVLKQSGLLDITLRTKELMRQSSATWRDVAQLRQHSDLLCQMASSSSQNPSNMTALLSLHRKMSESGCYPGLNDVQALQVSTTQQNVSVIKTQNGESDSDGSPVASNNVKEPTPKQMDATREIKSETTADNDTSPDSSTNK